The genomic interval ATCTACGTTCGGCGATTAGCGTCAATGATAGTCAGCTAATGGCTGGCAACTTTCAGAATCGGTTTAAATGGCTCAACCGGCTACGCCAGCAGATGGATGCCATGCAATATGCCTGGCAGGTCTGGGTGCTGGATTTTGATATGGAAGATCAATCCAAGGTGCTGAGCTTGATACTGGGCGATATCAACGTTTATAAAACCGTGTTATTCAGTATGGTGGTGATGGTGGTTATTGGTGCTGTCTGGGGGTGGTCTCTCGGACTGTTCACTGGCCGGAGAAAAACCAACCCTTATTATGTGCAGTTACACCAGCTGACAGAGATGCTGCTGGATCGTGGAATTTCTGTATCCAGAGGGGCCGGGCCCGGACAACTTCAGGATGAATTGAATCAGCAAACATTCAAAGGCAAACAACCTGTTCTTGATTACCTGCTGGCGTTGAATCAGCAGCTGTACACCCATGAGCCAGACCCAGAATTGAGCCGAAAGTTTCGTCATGCCCGACAGGCTCTGGCGAAGTGGAAACGTTTTCGGCGGGAATGATCATCTGTTCTAATGTTGTTAATTAATAAAAACTCTACTTCTATTGGTTCAATAAAGGTTGTGATTTTGACCGTGCTTTGTAATTAACTTTCATCAGATAGACATAAGGCGCCGCCAAATTGAGTTTTTCTGAGAACCATTTTTAACCTTCCATTGAATTCAGTAATAAAGTTTCATAGCAGAGTTACTTCATAAGCAGCAGGACGAAAGCGCTCTTTTTTATGCGTTTCAGTTTTTCTGAAATAGCCCGGATAATGCGCATCTTTGACAAACAAGATGGAAAAAAGAGGTCAATGGTGAGCATCATAAACGCCCAGAAACAACTATCCGAATGGCAGGAAAAAGAAGCGCTGCTGGAACAAATGATTCCCCTGATCGGTCGGCTGTATCGTCATAATAATGTGATCACATCGATCTATGGTCGCAGCGTGATCAATCAGTCGGTTATCAATCTGGTGAAATCCCACCGTTTCGTGCGCCAGACTGAAGGTCATGAACTGGAACCTTCCGATACGCTGGCCATTTTAAAAGTGTTGGATGCGTTGAATCTTGGTCCTTGCCATATCGATATCGGCAAACTGGCAATTGCTTACCGTGAATATCAGGAGACTCCTCTGTCAGACTGGTTGCGCTCACAACTGTCTGAGGTGGTAAACCAGTATCATCAAAACAATTCCGATCAGACTGCCCGGCGCAAAGATGTTGTGCTGTATGGTTTTGGCCGTATTGGCCGGTTTCTGGCACGCATTCTGGTTGAAAAAAGCGGCGGCAGTCCACTGGCCTTACGGGCTATTGTGGTTCGCAAAAGTGGTGCTGCCAACGACCTGGTGAAACGCGCCAGTCTGTTGCGAAGAGACTCCATACATGGTTCGTTTGAAGGTACGATCAGTATTGATGAAGAAAATAATGCCATCATTGCCAACGGCAGTTATATTCAGGTCATCTATGCCAACAGTCCGGCTGAAGTAGACTACACCAAATATGGTATCGAAAACGCCCTGGTTATCGATAACACCGGTGTCTGGCGCGATGAGAAAGGACTCAGCCAACATCTGCAAAGTAAAGGTGTTGGCAAGGTATTGCTGACTGCACCAGGAAAAGGCGACCTGAAAAATATAGTGTATGGTATCAACCATAATACGATTGAAGAGAGTGATCGGATTGTTTCGGCGGCATCGTGTACCACGAATGCAATTACTCCGGTTCTGAAAGTCATTAACGATACTTTTGGTATACAGCACGGCCATGTGGAGACCATTCATTCATATACCAACGATCAGAACCTCATCGATAATTTTCATAAGGGTGACCGGCGTGGTCGCAGCGCGCCACTGAATATGGTTGTCACCGAAACCGGTGCTGCCAAAGCGGTGGCGAAAGCACTGCCCGAATTAAATGGCAAACTGACCGGAAATGCCATTCGGGTACCTACTCCCAATGTATCCCTTGCGATTTTGAATCTGGATCTGCTCAAGCCGGTAAGCCGGGATTCTCTGAATGAAATGTTGCGGGAGCGTTCACTGTATTCAGAGCTGAATAAACAAATCGATTTCGTAAATTCACCCGATGCGGTCTCCAGTGATTTTGTGGGTAATCGTCGTGCAGGTATTGTTGACGCCAAAGCGACCATCGTTTCCGGACATAAAGCCATCCTCTATGTATGGTACGACAACGAAGCCGGATATAGCGCTCAGGTGATGCGGCTGGTGCAAAAAATGGCCGGTATCGAATATCGTTTCTTCCCCGCGTAAACTCTCCTGTTAAAACTGGGGAGTTTCTGAAAACCAACTATTTTCAGAAACTCCCCATCGCTGATACCCATACTGTGCTGTCATCTCGCCGATTGAAATGCTGTCTAAGACTCTTGAGTTGTCATGGAAATGACATTCCTGGATTGTAGATTTCAGAGGTTTAGCTACTCAATATCTAAGAGGTACGTATGAACGCTCCATTGTTCGTTCGGTGTATTCAAATCATAGGCCTGATAACTGCTCCAGTCAGCTTTACATCGGCTGCCGACAGTTTGTCCACTGTATTAAAATCCACCCATAGTTTTGAAGATATCGCCGATGCTGCTTATTGGCAGGCGGCAGATGGCCATGCTGATGGGTTGTTGATCGCATCTCTGGAAGGGGATGGTCTTGCTGTCTTTGATCAGAGTGGTTCCCTGGTGCAGCGTGATGAGCAGTTTGAAGTGGTTGGTGCGGATATCCGTTACGGCTTCAGACCAAGACCACAATATCCAGCCATAGATATCGTCGCGGTCGGACTACCGGAGCAACAGGCATTCGGGTTTTATCACGTTACACCGGAC from Gynuella sunshinyii YC6258 carries:
- a CDS encoding glyceraldehyde-3-phosphate dehydrogenase yields the protein MVSIINAQKQLSEWQEKEALLEQMIPLIGRLYRHNNVITSIYGRSVINQSVINLVKSHRFVRQTEGHELEPSDTLAILKVLDALNLGPCHIDIGKLAIAYREYQETPLSDWLRSQLSEVVNQYHQNNSDQTARRKDVVLYGFGRIGRFLARILVEKSGGSPLALRAIVVRKSGAANDLVKRASLLRRDSIHGSFEGTISIDEENNAIIANGSYIQVIYANSPAEVDYTKYGIENALVIDNTGVWRDEKGLSQHLQSKGVGKVLLTAPGKGDLKNIVYGINHNTIEESDRIVSAASCTTNAITPVLKVINDTFGIQHGHVETIHSYTNDQNLIDNFHKGDRRGRSAPLNMVVTETGAAKAVAKALPELNGKLTGNAIRVPTPNVSLAILNLDLLKPVSRDSLNEMLRERSLYSELNKQIDFVNSPDAVSSDFVGNRRAGIVDAKATIVSGHKAILYVWYDNEAGYSAQVMRLVQKMAGIEYRFFPA